The region ATCTATTAATCCACCAACCCCCCCATGgtgtataattaatttaaaaaaaaaaattaacttgcTCAGAGTAAGACTTGTCTTTAAAAACATAATTCTAAATGATAGGTTACAGTTTTGAGATTTTACAAAAATCTAACTGTAAATCTCAAAAATTTCAATGTcaaaaatatagattttaagGAAATTAAAGCCAAATTAGGAAGCATCTGGGATTCCCAGGGAAAAACCAACGTTTTCAGAGCATTTAGCCAATCACAGTTTGCCACGCTCGCTATCATGAAGTGATGTAAGTTGAGTCAATGCGGAAGAAAAATATTATGTTCTACTGAACTGGCAAAATTCCTTTTAAGCAGCTAACTTtggatgttagctagctaacaattaCTTGATGGCTAACATTAGCATAGTCTAACTAGCTAGAACATTACCTACCAAGCTACATACACTGGGCAAATGCTAAGCATTGAGTGTTTATCACTGTGGAAAACTAGCTATTTTATTTCCTCGACCAATCTAAAAATCATCTACCTTTTCCCTGGGAATCCTGGATGCTAAGCCTCCTTTGGCCTCATTGTATTGTCATTGTATGTAGGTGAATCTTAAACCTTAAAGGAAGTtcaaaacaaagtaaaaaaataaataaataagatgtaCATTTAGTCAATACACCACACAAAAATGTTATTTcatgtaatgtatatatatatatatatatatatatatatatatatatatatatatatatatgtgtgtgtgtgtgtgtgtgtgtgtgtgtgtgtgtgtgtgtgcgtgtgtgtgtgtgtatatatatatatatatatatatatatatatatatatatatatatatatatatatatatatatatatatgtgtgtgtgtatatgtatatgtatatatatgtatatgaggcaaacatacagtatgaaaTTCATATTCAAACACTTCAAAACTCCACACTCCATAAATGTGCTTTAAGTGACCATGACTCGTTTAATACATGCACACGCACTTTAATTGGTAGATGCACTTTATTTGCAAACCATCCTGCCTGCAAAGACCAGcagagaggaaggagaggaaaTGAAAAGATGACCAAATGATGACATTTCCAAAACAAAACCACCGTACAAAAATTCCAGATCAATATATACAGCGTATTTACAAAAGTGCTATTTACAtccaagtatatatatatatatatatatatatatatatatatatatatatatatgtatatatatatatatatgaaaaaaatcatacatcTCTTACAGCTGCAACATGACGGGCAATATAAAATGCAATAGAGTCATAATCTCTAGAACTTGTGTGGCACTGTTTTAGATAGCCTCTACAACCCCTTTGCTTTTTCAGTTGTTTAGTAGTGTGTGTCACCTCTTCCTCGCATTGTTCTGTCtggagaaggaaaaaagtaAAGGTTTTCCAAAACATACCCATGTGTATGACTGTGTGGGATTCGGTTCTTAAAAACACCACATTCATaatcatgcatacacacacacacacacacacacacacacacacacacacatacacacatacacaaatgcaGATGTGTAGAAATACAGATGGCACTTGTGTAAACACACATCAAATACAGTTAAATAACCATGATTCAGAAATGAGAGTCACATGGCCTCAAAAAAGATCGCTGTCCCTTTTGACCTCTGACTGTTTGGCCtttatatgcatttatataCCTAACCTGACAgcagcgacgtccacagctccTGACTGGAGTGCAGTTTCTTTCCTACACAGAGATTTCTCTCCTTCTGACCTTTTTTCTTCTGGTTACAGGTCTAAGTTCTGCATCAGGAGGCTGTTTTAGAGTGATCAGGTATAGTAGTGCATCATCTCAAAGCTCAGGACAAGGTCATGCTTCCACTTCCTGGTTATCAGAGTAGTGGAAGCGATTCAGTTTCTCGCGCTCGCGGTTGCAGATGTCAAGTTTGGGTGCGAGGCTGGGTTTGAGAACAGGGGGCGGGTCTGATTTCTGGTTGGGGGGTGGAACCTGTGAGGTCGGTAGGGTCAGCTCGATCTCTTCCAGCTGCAGCGCTGGTCGGGCAGAGCCACACAAAATGGACTGAGTTTGTCCAGGACCGAGTAGCGCTGTAGTGTGTTCTACATTGCGGATGAGAGTGCAGAATTGGCGCTGGTTGTTGATGGCGGCATCTGGGGGCGTGGCACTCGGCTGTTGTTTGGGACGCTGGCGACGGTGCAGACGGGACAGGAGAAGAGCGCAGGCAGAGCATCCGACGGCTACCAATACGGCCAACACACCCAGTAACACCATATACACACTGAACATTCCGTTCGCTGTGCCTGAAAGATAGATATAACAATACAGAGAACATAAAGCATGAACgttatatataaaatcagttatttcatgttattttaaaatcactttTTCCACATCACTTTTTAAGGCTCTAACCTTGACAATGTGGCCCATGACACAGTTCTTTTAAACACGAGTTTCCATAGTAACCCTGGGGACAGCCACACATGTAGCCACTCTCTGTGCTGTGGCATGGAACCCCCTTCTGACAGGGGTTGGGATTACAAGGATCTAACATTGTctgcaaaacaaaatgaaacaaaacactataaaactatttttttaaaaactgtaataaaagaTGAGACAGATTACACACACCAGGTACATACCTCACAATAAGTTCCAGTATATCCCGGTGGACAATTGCAGACTATCCTCGGTTCATCCTTATGTTCTTCACACTGTCCTCCGTGCAGACAGGGGGTGCTGTCACACATTCCCACTACTGTCTGGCATTGTTTACCAACGAAACccgacaaacacacacaatgtgagTCCTGTAGTTCAAAGAATAACGCTTGTGAGGTACAGACAAGGAGATCCAtgtacgcaaaaaaaaaaacaaaaaaaaaaccctgattgaGTTGATCGTTTAGTTTGATAGGTAAACACTCTTTTATAGTTCTACATAGAAGCTTTAAGGATTCAACCAGAGGAATAAGCTGAGGAATCCTTTAGGACACTAGATTTGAGCTTTATTTCTGTGAGTGTGAGGAACTTTAAATGTACGTCCTATTGAAGAATCCACTGTGATTTTAGTTTATGGACTGTagttccttttatttatttagttcctGTTCCAGAGTAGGTCCAGGAACTATTGAGGTGGAGCTTGCAATACTAGATGTTCCTGACTGGTCAACACAACATGACCAAACGTACACACCACTTAAATAACCTCTGTTTAGCTAAGAAGCGCTtactaaaatatgttttatatcAAAGACAGTGCGGCATAGTCAATAAAATGGAACTGTTTTGTTATATACGTACTTCTACCATGAAACTGCTTTATGTCCTGGTTTATGAAGCTATAGAAATATTAACAAATTTTACACTTAATGGTTCCTCTAGTGTGGTGAGCACATAGAACAGAAAAGCACTCAGAAAcggtgtgtttattttcattgaGTGTACCTCACAGCGCCCTCCGTTCAGACACAAGCCCTGGCAGCTGCTGTTCCCTGTTGAGTTAATGATATTTAACACAATCAATAGACAATAGTGTACAGAGACACGGACACACAGTGGTGCTAAGATCTTAGCTGATGAatttctttattactttattacaaGGGGATGCAGCGGTTTAAAAACGGCATTGCTTTAATGATCGCTTTAACGACATTTTATATCGGTATtaaatatatcatataataaCATTGAAAACAGTATTTAACACTTTGTAAACCaacatttgttaaataacatgttaaCAATAATAAGAAGTCAGTCATTTactattaggcttagattatgtggagtggATGGAGTGTTACAATAGGAACAATattgtattagaacaagtgcattaatataaaccttacaGTGACTGGCCTTACAGaatgcactattgtcagagaaaatgaatcaacaccttcttaccaatcagatttaagaagTGAACTGTTATATAGGTGGCCATTAAAGCTGCATATTACAGTGTATATAACCTATACTCACTCGTGTCACAGTTTGGCCCCACCCATCCAGGAAGGCAGTCACACAGATATCCTCCAATCAAGTTTCGGCATGAGCGAGCATTGACACAGATGCCTGTCTCGCATTCGTTCAAGTCTGAGAgggaacagaaagagaaagcaggttatagataaatataaacatgagCTTGAACCACCGTTCCTGTTAGCAGGTTGTACAAGGACAAGTGACTTATTATTAGACACGCAAAGTTTACGTGTGAGTTTCACAAACTATTGAGAACAATTTCGAGAAGATAAATATCATCGAAGGTTGCTCCTCCAGCTGAAGACAAATTACTCTCAAAGTGTTGATGCTGTAGGGGGTGTTATGAGGTGTCACTTTGACACACGACTGCATCTAAGTGTGCGATACACTCCAGGGAACGAGAACGTTGGACCAACCGAGTGTGAAAGAGATTCTTTCATGAGTGAATGTGCTTTGGTTTGCCACGGAGTCTGATCTATCCAAACACTGTGATTCCTCCCgctttaataattaaacagtttGCACACTGAGCAATGAATTAGTCTGATCCAGGTTAATATAAAGAGCTATTAACTCAAACTGGATCAGAATCCTTCATGGAGAGAGCTGGCAGAGAAACACTGGTGTCGTGGGAAAAACCATCCTGCAGAGACTTTTAGTTAATATATGGCTGATTAATAGAGCCCTGTACAATGTTAGATAAACAGGCatacagagaaacagacagacagacatatagagtTTCATTTGGCTAGTTTATGCATATATGAATATACTATGtctgtagatcttatttagtatATGTTAGATTAGATGTTAATAAAATTCATATCATATATCTATAACTATATATCTCtatacatatctatctatccatctatctatatgtatctctctctctctctctctctctctctctctctctctctctctctctctatatatatatatatatatatatatatatatatatatatatatatatatatatatatatatacacataaatttATTCCAAAACAATGCATATTAATGATTGATAATAgtttaataacaatattaaaTGAAGTACATTTCTCTTatatgaaaacaacaacagcaaaaagacATAGCCTTTGGGCCATATATAACAGATTGGAAGATCACTGCTACTGGTCActatcatttattttttcttcttcttgtctccccttttatttaaatgaattttactTAGCCTAATAGAATTGTATTTCAATTTGAGTTAACATTATGGTCTACATGGACAACAGTGTTTCAATATCACGAGCACATGTCAGATAATATTACCAGGAAATAATGagcattttcacacacatgtGTCATatgttctgtgtttattttacagctCAATAGATGCGGGATATTTGGTTTGGTAACAGAGTGCAGGACTGTCTCTGGTGCTTCTTTCATGTGGATTGCGACTGAGGTAGGTACGGCGAGGAACACGTGGGGACAGGTAAGAACAGTTGAGGACGGGTATGAACAGGCTTAGACAAGAACAAGCAGGTAGAGGAGAGCACAGAGTGGTAAGAAAGGGGCGGAACAGACATGTACAGGCAGGTATGGCTAATTATAGAGAGCGGACAACCAGTTGAGGATACGTACGGCTATGTTaatgtgtgcgtttgtgttgtgttttaccTATCCGGCAAGTCTTGCCAGTCCAGCCTGGTGGGCAGAGACACTGGAAGCCCTGGGCAGTCTCAAGGCATGTGGCCCCATGGCCGCATGGATGGGAGTCACAATGCAGTACAGCTACATCAgccagtaaataaaaaaatcaaattaggAAACCAAACCTCAATATCTAAGCATCATATGCAAAAAGCTGGTTTATGAACTCGCTCATAACTGCCCCATTTAACCAAGTCAGATCGCAGTCAGTTAACCGAATCGTCCTTCCAAGTGATAATGATATTAATATATGCTGATGATAACGTTCAAGCCTGTGAATTTGTTTgaatataagtgtgtgtatgtttgtgtgtgtgtgagaccccTACACATGAAACACCTGAATGCAGGCTTATTACATGCATGAGTGGTGTGAGGAAACTGCGTGCCTGTAAATGTATCAatgagaccgtgtgtgtgtgtgtgtgagagagagagagagagagcgtgtgtgtgtgtgttgggaaagagggagacagggaggtGGTTGGggcatatttttatttcttggtgGGAACTCAATATCCCTACAAGTTTaggacagttttgaccttgtgggacATTTGGGCTGGTCCCCGTAAGGAAAACTgttttttcattctctctctctctctctctctctctctctctctctctttgtgtatgtgcgtgtgcgcgtgtgcgtgcgtgtgaaAGCTACAGGTAAAGTTATAGCATGCAAAACTAATGCTTTTAGATTCGGTGCCCTTGGATGTTCCTGAGGCCTGTTTTAACAGAGTCTGTAGATTCAGAGCAAATAGTGATAAATCAAACACACCGAGTCcaacagcgagagagagagagagagagagagagagagagagagagagagagagagaaggatgtaAATAATACTGGCTCAATCCTATGATAAGGATTGAGTGATAATTATAGTTTTCATTGGACAGCATCTTGTCCATGGTGAGATATGTGAGATTAGAGTTTCACAGCAGATGTACTTGTGTATTTGAGTAAAAGTGTGGGTGGTGGTTATTAATTCAATGCAATCCTATTGGGAAAGGCTTAGCAGAGTTGGCCAGGGCAGCACGGTGGAGCTGAGGGTAGTGTTtccgcctcacagctccactttgatcctgagctcaggttactctcTGTGCTCATGTGAGATATtcttgggtttcctccaggtgctccggtttcctcccacttccctaAAACATGCTGATAGGTGTATTTGCTaagctaaattgcccctaggtttgaatgagtgtgtgaatgtgtgtgtgtatggtgccctgcaatggactggcatcccattaaGATGTTTTCCAACCTCAAGCCCACTGTTCCTCGGATAAACTCTGGaaccaccatgaccctgaccatgaGAAAGCAGTTTCTGTAGATGATGAATCAGTGATAGTAATGTATTAAGGTACTTATGTCATCTAAAACACTACGGGAGCTGCACTATAATGACTAAGATGATTTTACTCAATATTGAAATCACAAGTAATCATCCCTAAAATGTGCAAGTAGTGTCTAGTGTTTTCTTGTGTGCACATGGAACTAAAGTGTTTGGTGACTATTTAATATTCctctaaatgaaatgaataagcTAAATGAAAACAGTATGTTTACACATAAATGTACTGgatacatacatccatccattttctgtaccgcttaccctacacagggacgtgtgggagcctggagcctatccgagggATCTTttctgggacaccctggacccgGATCTtttacggtagcactacttgtattgttctctgcttgatatatcgctttgcttgtattttctcattagtaagtcgctttggataaaagcgtctgctaaatgaataaatgtaaatgtacagcgcatgtctttggactggtggaggaaaccggagtacccggaggaaaccactgaagcacggggaaaacatgtAGGACaccagggcggaggtgggatttgaacccccaaccccggaggtgcgaggaaaACCACTACGCCACCGTGCCCTCCTGTACTATATACAATTCAATTCATATACAATACATCAATTCAACTGTTGGTATATAATCATTTAATCCAACTTAAACTCTCACGAATAAAATACTGCCTGTTTTTGCACAAACCAGACTTTTCTTTCACAGTGAGATTCACAATAACACAGTTCAACATATGAATGTGAAAATCTACTGTGAGATTCTAATGTTAGCTCAATTTGTTGCAGCACACCACCATCACAGTTGattgggttttttattttattttttattttaattgaggAAGccaaaaaggaaggaagaaggaagtcTACTTGTAACTGTGTTTGGATTAACTGAAGCTGGTGAGGAGCTGTTTTAGTATTTGGTCAGTCACCAAATGcttaatgcacacacacacacacacacacacacacacacacacacacacacacacacacacacacacacacacacacacacagagtattttaaatgcaatttgttAACACATCCGTTCTTGCATTGTGTGTTGATTGTCTTCCAAATGAATCAGTGTTATTTTGGTGCAGTCAGACATGGAAGCTGCTGATTAGCACTGATGACAGTACATGCaggtgcacgtgtgtgtttgcatatatatttatgtacctatgtgagtgtgtgcatgcatgtgtttgtacCAAGTGCACAGGTGGGTCCAGTCCAGCCATCTGCACATGCACAACTGAAGCCTGTCTGGTCTTCTTTACATGTTGCTCCATTCACACATGGAGAAGTGAGACATGCATGctccactgagagagagagagcgagaaagagagagatcttatacagaactgtcactgttttgtctgttttggcTCTGCTTCTAAATGCAGTAGCTCAGAAGCAAGATATTTTTAAGAtattgtttgtttcatttcacaagCCTTATAATCTTATctaaaacacattttgtgtcAGGATCCTATCTATTAGTCACAGCATGTACAATCCTATCTTTCCGTGCTTTGTCTTAAATAGTCAGTTGTTCCACTGGCACGGTGCTTATTCTGGACATGCCCTGAAAACTCCTAATTTAACTGATTAGATAAGACTTCAACCAGAATAAGTAATTAAGGAAGCAAATCCTGACCTCACAGAATGTCCTTTGACATGCAGAgtacaacacccccccccccccccccccccccccccgacagcATTTACACATACAGGAAGAATGGAAAGAATTCACGCGATCCTAGATGTGAACGGTGGTCTGACTTTGTTTATTCTGTTAGAGCTTAGACTCAATACTTATTCTGTTAGATTTCTAGAAGTCATTCTTCTTTATCGTCTTTTTCAGTAGCATTTTCATCGCTGAACTTGCCTGGCTTACATCCTCTCttactaataataaacttaCGTTCTCAACTGTTCCTGTTACACAAGGGGTACTGTGGGAACTCCTGTGGGAACTCCAGAGTAGGACAGAGAACACACCCAATCGAGAAGTTTGGTACTGGGGCCCATACTGTGTATGGGTGCAAGACTGATGATACAGTATCTACGCTATACCTTTCCATATCAAACAATAATCCATTTAGTCCATCACTGTCCATACCTGCTGCCTGACTGGCATTGCACCCGACTCCGACCTTTCATCTTGCTAGTGGTAAGCCCATAAAATGACTCCAAATCACCAGTTTGGACTTGACCAGGTTACATAGGTGGCCCAGTCACCAAGCATTCGCCTGCAGAAACAACTCCCAGGTCTGGCTCCAAGGGTAGGTCCCAGTACCCTAATCTCGTCAGGGTACCCTTAGTCTGTTTTGTATGTTTAATGTGGATCTTAAGAATCTCTCTTCTCTCAAGGGCGGCCCTACTAGGAGCATTAAGCTCATACTAGGAGCATTATAGACCTGAGGTCTCAATCAATTTTCAATGGGAAAGAAAATAtagtgaaagaaaaagaaaatcagaagAGCTCGGACAACTTACAGACTTGATACTGGAACAAAAGCAAGACTGACCAACCAAACGACAGTGTAATAACACAGCTACGCAGATGATACAATAAACAGGAAGGATacgtaaacaggaagtgacagagagagaaattgatGTCAACCAGATCAATACAGCCCAAATAAAAACTCATAACATGGTAGGGTTGTAATCCGGCtcataatataattttttttgattTAGAaccaacattaaatataactaatcTAGCAAAGTTTGTAGTGTTACTGGATTAATTAGTGCCACATTATGGTGCCGCGAACTGAATAAAGCTTCCTAGATGAAAGAAGGTTTGTCATTCCACCCACCAATGCTGCAATCACGACCACGAAATCCATcttgacacacacactgatactcATTCGGTTCTGTGTTGATGCAAGTACCACCATTTTTACAGGGCTGGTGGGTTCCACAGTAATTcagatctgagagagagagagtgtgtgtgagagagagagagagacagagagaggaggtggaggggggggggggggtaaaagcAATATAAGAAAGACAAGAATCTGAAATGCTTTattaactaaaataataataaaacagaaaacaccCAAGAGAACTTGACAACAAGATTTCTCAATCAAACACACTCGTACAATATCTGTCCTTATATAAAGATTATATAACTTTTCAACCTGAAAGAATAGAAAGTGAATTATGTAATAGTCTACGCAAACCCACAACAATGTTGCACATAGATTTGCCAAAGATGCTTTCGAATTAACAAGCGAACAAATTGGCAGTTATGTAAGTGTGCGACAAAGGCTCACTTCAAGTATTCAAGCCAAAAATGAAActgacaaacagaaaaaaaatgttaaggGGTAAAAACGCAGTACATTTTGATATAATCCTATACATATTTGACATACGTGTATATACAGGGTTTTACTTTAGAAAAGTTTACATGTAAAACCTTTACATATTCTAGGAAAAAGATGTTAAATACTCTaagatgttatttttttaaatattaatttatattaataagTGCGCATATAAACCATTCAAGTGACTACATTTTAACTAAAACAGATGAGCGGCAGCTTTTTATCCCAGAAAAGCCTGGTAGTTATGTAAAACccctggggcagtggtggcttgatggttaagggtTACTGATCgtaaggtcgggggttcaagctgcaGCACTGCCTATccgccactgttgggctcttgagcaaggcccttaaccctctctgcttcaggggcgctgtatcatgactgaccctgcgctctgaccccaacttcctaccatgctgtaatgtatatgtgaccaataacgactcatcatcatcatcatcacatacAGTACGTGCACTCCAGTTTCTGTACTGGTGGGGCTTCCAGGGTGGGTGAGTTAATATCAGAGAGTTAAAAATGTGTGCAAATGTCAATCACTCCAAATGCATATGTCGATTGGACCATCTTCTGTTTTcaatggggaaaaaagataACTCATAGCAGGTTAGCAGGACTGAGAATTGCATTGCATATGGTACAAAGTAGTTCCTAAGGTTCATACAAAAGCAGAATTGGTcgaaataaaccaacaaacaaaaaaatcattgcCCCACACCGACCCAAAATCAGGTCAGAGAGGATTTCTGTGACTGAGGTTTTTCACTTCAACACCTCAGAAGAATCACTGTGGCAATTCTTTTGCTCTTTTATAATCTCTACTTAGCCCTGGCTGCTTAtgttggtttgtgtgtgtacataaaatatcccttcacacacacacacacactccacagtTATGGAGGAACAGTTTCATTCTCCATTTATAAAGCAGCACCCATCTCACATTGTGTTTACCCAAGGCTATCAGCTTACAGGCTCTCAAAGCCGTGAAGCCCCACATGTGGGTTTTGCCCTAGCCAACAGGGATCTAATGACTGAAAAATGCCTTGGCTATTGCTCTGCACTGCACAGACAGAATGAAGTGGACTTTTCTGAAATGTTGTGAGAAAGCCTGTGCTGTTGTTAAGGGAGCTGTCCACTGGGACGAGCTTATCCGATCATGGGAGAAAGCAAACTTTATACACAatgcatatattcatatattcatgtGCAGCACTatattcagcacacacacacatatacagtacatgcttCTTTCTCATCTTACCTTTGTCACAGAGCAGACCGCCCCAGttggtgtcacacacacactgccaggGATCCACGCAGGTGCCATGGTCACAGCCTGGAAACGTCTCACACTTGTCACACAGATCACCCTTCCAGCCATAATTACACCTAAGAAGATAAGGGTGGACGAGCATGAcggatgcgtgtgtgtgagagagatcgAAAGAGTAAACTAAAAATCAGGATGGAGTAAACAATGATTCATCTTTCAGTGTAGGGTTGCATTACTCACTCGCATTCTCCTGGAAGAGTGCAGGAAGCACGGGCTATGTTACATCCCTGCTTACACACCGCTGCAatgacacccacacacacagagctaagGTTAGTAACACCATAAACAGTGTAGTGCCAATAGCACACCAATGTCAAACAGTGCTAAAACAGCAAAGtgaaccatcatcaccatcatcttcttCATTATGTTCGTCAGCCAACAGGATTGAACACCATTCACTGTTTTGATGTCAATGTTGATTACTGAAACATCAATGTTTCCAATATATGCCATGGCAACATGCTTCAAGATCGTTGGTTAAGGTTATGGGTtcctgatcggaaggttgggggtt is a window of Ictalurus punctatus breed USDA103 chromosome 4, Coco_2.0, whole genome shotgun sequence DNA encoding:
- the LOC108264789 gene encoding protein jagged-1b isoform X2 produces the protein MTRDRAGLMDRGHQRTGFFLLALAFQALAVHAVGMFELQIRQWQNSFGILQNAQCCDLQPSGGQRCPQSDQCDTFFKVCLKEYQARVAPTGTCTFGTGITPVLGGNSHSIHRHGPEAGRIVIPFKYAWPKSFSLVIEAFDHDNETSEPGQEQLIERMSLSSMLNPGEQWQPHKHHGRHFTLEYWLRFRCDTNYYGPLCNKFCRGRDDFFGHFDCDMAGSKVCKDGWTGPQCSLAVCKQGCNIARASCTLPGECECNYGWKGDLCDKCETFPGCDHGTCVDPWQCVCDTNWGGLLCDKDLNYCGTHQPCKNGGTCINTEPNEYQCVCQDGFRGRDCSIVEHACLTSPCVNGATCKEDQTGFSCACADGWTGPTCALAVLHCDSHPCGHGATCLETAQGFQCLCPPGWTGKTCRIDLNECETGICVNARSCRNLIGGYLCDCLPGWVGPNCDTRNSSCQGLCLNGGRCEDSHCVCLSGFVGKQCQTVVGMCDSTPCLHGGQCEEHKDEPRIVCNCPPGYTGTYCETMLDPCNPNPCQKGVPCHSTESGYMCGCPQGYYGNSCLKELCHGPHCQGTANGMFSVYMVLLGVLAVLVAVGCSACALLLSRLHRRQRPKQQPSATPPDAAINNQRQFCTLIRNVEHTTALLGPGQTQSILCGSARPALQLEEIELTLPTSQVPPPNQKSDPPPVLKPSLAPKLDICNREREKLNRFHYSDNQEVEA
- the LOC108264789 gene encoding protein jagged-1b isoform X1 is translated as MTRDRAGLMDRGHQRTGFFLLALAFQALAVHAVGMFELQIRQWQNSFGILQNAQCCDLQPSGGQRCPQSDQCDTFFKVCLKEYQARVAPTGTCTFGTGITPVLGGNSHSIHRHGPEAGRIVIPFKYAWPKSFSLVIEAFDHDNETSEPVGQEQLIERMSLSSMLNPGEQWQPHKHHGRHFTLEYWLRFRCDTNYYGPLCNKFCRGRDDFFGHFDCDMAGSKVCKDGWTGPQCSLAVCKQGCNIARASCTLPGECECNYGWKGDLCDKCETFPGCDHGTCVDPWQCVCDTNWGGLLCDKDLNYCGTHQPCKNGGTCINTEPNEYQCVCQDGFRGRDCSIVEHACLTSPCVNGATCKEDQTGFSCACADGWTGPTCALAVLHCDSHPCGHGATCLETAQGFQCLCPPGWTGKTCRIDLNECETGICVNARSCRNLIGGYLCDCLPGWVGPNCDTRNSSCQGLCLNGGRCEDSHCVCLSGFVGKQCQTVVGMCDSTPCLHGGQCEEHKDEPRIVCNCPPGYTGTYCETMLDPCNPNPCQKGVPCHSTESGYMCGCPQGYYGNSCLKELCHGPHCQGTANGMFSVYMVLLGVLAVLVAVGCSACALLLSRLHRRQRPKQQPSATPPDAAINNQRQFCTLIRNVEHTTALLGPGQTQSILCGSARPALQLEEIELTLPTSQVPPPNQKSDPPPVLKPSLAPKLDICNREREKLNRFHYSDNQEVEA
- the LOC108264789 gene encoding protein jagged-1b isoform X3, which codes for MFELQIRQWQNSFGILQNAQCCDLQPSGGQRCPQSDQCDTFFKVCLKEYQARVAPTGTCTFGTGITPVLGGNSHSIHRHGPEAGRIVIPFKYAWPKSFSLVIEAFDHDNETSEPVGQEQLIERMSLSSMLNPGEQWQPHKHHGRHFTLEYWLRFRCDTNYYGPLCNKFCRGRDDFFGHFDCDMAGSKVCKDGWTGPQCSLAVCKQGCNIARASCTLPGECECNYGWKGDLCDKCETFPGCDHGTCVDPWQCVCDTNWGGLLCDKDLNYCGTHQPCKNGGTCINTEPNEYQCVCQDGFRGRDCSIVEHACLTSPCVNGATCKEDQTGFSCACADGWTGPTCALAVLHCDSHPCGHGATCLETAQGFQCLCPPGWTGKTCRIDLNECETGICVNARSCRNLIGGYLCDCLPGWVGPNCDTRNSSCQGLCLNGGRCEDSHCVCLSGFVGKQCQTVVGMCDSTPCLHGGQCEEHKDEPRIVCNCPPGYTGTYCETMLDPCNPNPCQKGVPCHSTESGYMCGCPQGYYGNSCLKELCHGPHCQGTANGMFSVYMVLLGVLAVLVAVGCSACALLLSRLHRRQRPKQQPSATPPDAAINNQRQFCTLIRNVEHTTALLGPGQTQSILCGSARPALQLEEIELTLPTSQVPPPNQKSDPPPVLKPSLAPKLDICNREREKLNRFHYSDNQEVEA